In Nocardioides panzhihuensis, a genomic segment contains:
- a CDS encoding DUF4913 domain-containing protein, protein MTDPFGVDELAVDDVADGQLVDRDAPSEPDTGAAPAPAETAAEEPQPRFSSVVEFVEQWLAPMLRRRVNTKLGGADDLHWCPRWWAHEEVVDRLSATWRAWEGARIAPDPGAMAGWWLSVLDPMMAAITDRYTGPFAVCRDGHADVIAPLPLEPYTADAAAQITNAYETADAEVAYDPATGEIRNEEQS, encoded by the coding sequence GTGACCGATCCTTTCGGCGTCGACGAGCTGGCCGTCGACGACGTCGCCGACGGCCAGCTCGTCGACCGTGACGCCCCCAGCGAACCGGACACCGGCGCTGCCCCTGCCCCCGCGGAGACCGCAGCGGAGGAGCCTCAGCCGCGGTTCTCCTCGGTGGTCGAGTTCGTCGAGCAGTGGCTCGCCCCGATGCTGCGGCGTCGGGTGAACACCAAGCTCGGCGGTGCCGATGACCTGCACTGGTGCCCCCGCTGGTGGGCGCACGAGGAGGTCGTCGACCGCCTTAGCGCGACCTGGCGCGCGTGGGAGGGTGCCAGGATCGCCCCGGACCCCGGTGCGATGGCGGGCTGGTGGCTCAGCGTGCTCGACCCGATGATGGCCGCGATCACGGACCGCTACACCGGACCGTTCGCCGTGTGCCGCGACGGGCACGCCGACGTGATCGCACCGCTGCCGCTCGAGCCGTACACCGCCGACGCCGCGGCGCAGATCACCAACGCCTACGAGACCGCAGATGCGGAGGTCGCCTACGACCCCGCGACCGGCGAGATCCGCAACGAGGAGCAGTCATGA
- a CDS encoding type IV secretory system conjugative DNA transfer family protein, whose product MSRRESVEHRHRTGDWVTWVGPLVGFGVLTLLLAYWAAALLTGAAQGRTPFSLPIEQVTGSMPAPGLATWIVFALLVLIPATLVWVALVRWGGGVRRGRSRLDDAAGRMGRGKEDLEEFLPAGARAKAERLRPGGLGKGDGEVGPAIGRTLTGPRRVMLRQSWEDCSIDIYGPRRGKSSARAIPAILDAPGPVVATANKVELYPETWQHRATKGRVDLYDPQHLIVNKNTPAACWYNPLTQVDGPVAAAELAEIWRVAAVDPEARTDEYFSPAGKELAANLMLAAAVRGGTLMDVYKWLLDPETEEPERTLADHGFELPAFSMRELRTTTVKQRDGVYGGPRIWLRPLVDAHTARWVTPGNGRQFDPVEFVENPNTLYLHSQKGAGSAAALVGSLVKGIFDAAKAKAGTMGRLDPSLLAVLDEVANVCRLPDLPEYYSHFGSRGINIMAFLQSYKQGRNLWGEHGMDALWGSATVRVYGGGEGDTQFLRSLAELIGRHTVIDRTRSVGQGPRGVTLSEHHAREFTLDVDDLGSLPKWRAVMFTQAGRPAMFELAPYFRDPELARVVTASKEAFTEALGTRTLPHLVHSLDGLAPKELPW is encoded by the coding sequence ATGAGCCGCCGCGAATCGGTCGAGCACCGGCACCGGACCGGCGACTGGGTGACCTGGGTCGGGCCGCTAGTCGGGTTCGGCGTCCTGACGCTGCTGCTGGCCTACTGGGCCGCAGCGCTGCTCACCGGTGCCGCTCAGGGGCGTACGCCGTTCTCGTTGCCGATCGAGCAGGTCACCGGCTCCATGCCGGCACCGGGTCTGGCGACCTGGATCGTCTTCGCACTGCTCGTGCTGATCCCGGCGACCCTCGTGTGGGTCGCGCTGGTCCGCTGGGGTGGCGGCGTACGACGTGGGCGTTCTCGCCTCGACGACGCCGCCGGCCGGATGGGTCGCGGCAAGGAGGACCTCGAGGAGTTCCTGCCGGCCGGCGCCCGGGCGAAGGCTGAGCGACTTCGTCCCGGAGGCCTCGGGAAGGGCGATGGCGAGGTTGGTCCCGCGATCGGCCGGACCCTGACCGGTCCGCGTCGTGTGATGCTGCGTCAGTCCTGGGAGGACTGCTCCATCGACATCTACGGCCCCCGACGCGGCAAGAGCTCCGCGCGGGCGATCCCTGCCATCCTGGACGCGCCCGGCCCGGTGGTCGCGACGGCGAACAAGGTCGAGCTCTACCCCGAGACCTGGCAGCACCGCGCGACCAAGGGTCGCGTCGACCTCTACGACCCCCAGCACCTGATCGTCAACAAGAACACGCCGGCGGCGTGCTGGTACAACCCGCTGACGCAGGTCGACGGGCCGGTCGCGGCCGCCGAGCTGGCCGAGATCTGGCGCGTCGCCGCAGTAGACCCCGAGGCGCGCACCGACGAGTACTTCTCCCCAGCCGGCAAGGAGCTGGCCGCGAACCTGATGCTCGCGGCCGCGGTCCGCGGCGGCACCCTGATGGACGTCTACAAGTGGCTGCTTGACCCCGAGACCGAGGAGCCCGAGCGCACGCTGGCCGATCACGGGTTCGAGCTGCCGGCCTTCTCCATGCGCGAGCTGCGTACGACAACGGTCAAGCAGCGCGACGGTGTCTACGGTGGTCCTCGGATCTGGCTGAGGCCTCTGGTCGACGCACACACGGCGCGGTGGGTGACCCCGGGCAACGGACGCCAGTTCGACCCGGTCGAGTTCGTCGAAAACCCCAACACGCTCTACCTGCACTCCCAGAAGGGTGCCGGCTCTGCGGCGGCCCTGGTGGGGTCGCTGGTCAAGGGGATCTTCGACGCGGCGAAGGCCAAGGCCGGCACCATGGGTCGACTCGATCCGTCCCTGCTGGCGGTGCTCGACGAGGTGGCCAACGTGTGCCGTCTCCCAGACCTGCCGGAGTACTACTCCCACTTCGGGTCCCGCGGGATCAACATCATGGCGTTTCTCCAGTCCTACAAGCAGGGCCGCAACCTGTGGGGCGAGCACGGCATGGACGCCCTGTGGGGTTCCGCGACCGTCCGCGTCTATGGCGGGGGAGAGGGCGACACTCAGTTCCTGCGGTCACTGGCCGAGCTCATCGGCCGCCACACCGTTATCGATCGCACCCGATCGGTTGGGCAAGGCCCGCGCGGGGTGACGCTCTCGGAGCACCACGCCCGCGAGTTCACCCTCGACGTCGACGACCTCGGCTCCCTGCCGAAGTGGCGCGCCGTCATGTTCACCCAGGCCGGTCGACCGGCCATGTTCGAGCTGGCCCCCTACTTCCGTGACCCCGAGCTTGCACGCGTCGTCACCGCCTCGAAGGAAGCCTTCACCGAGGCGCTGGGGACGCGGACTCTGCCCCACCTGGTCCACAGCCTTGACGGGCTGGCCCCGAAGGAGCTTCCGTGGTGA